A window of Costertonia aggregata contains these coding sequences:
- a CDS encoding SGNH/GDSL hydrolase family protein: MRFFIIMFLFCFANTKAQETLAFAQEVEAISKKYDTVWDSSKETIVFTGSSSIRVWKNLETVFPGHQIVNSGFGGSQTSDLLSHTNELILKYNPKKVFIYEGDNDISSKKRPGRIIDDAQQIITRISKFNPDTKIILISAKPSMARWHLKRKYKRLNRKLKRLSQKNPKVDFADVWSPMLAKRKVRQDIFVDDGLHMNNKGYDIWYSVIKEYIE; encoded by the coding sequence ATGAGATTTTTTATAATCATGTTTCTTTTTTGTTTTGCAAATACAAAAGCACAAGAAACACTTGCGTTTGCACAAGAAGTAGAAGCAATTTCAAAAAAATATGATACCGTGTGGGATAGTTCCAAAGAAACTATTGTATTTACGGGTAGTTCAAGCATACGGGTTTGGAAAAATCTAGAAACCGTATTTCCAGGACATCAAATCGTTAATTCTGGTTTTGGAGGTTCCCAAACTTCGGACCTCTTATCGCACACCAATGAATTGATACTTAAATACAATCCAAAAAAAGTGTTCATATATGAAGGCGATAATGACATTTCATCAAAAAAAAGACCTGGACGAATCATTGACGATGCCCAACAAATCATTACTAGGATAAGTAAATTCAACCCAGATACCAAAATCATATTGATATCGGCAAAACCGAGTATGGCACGTTGGCACTTAAAACGAAAATACAAACGGTTAAACCGAAAACTAAAAAGATTGAGCCAGAAAAACCCGAAGGTCGACTTTGCCGACGTATGGTCACCCATGTTGGCCAAAAGAAAGGTAAGGCAAGATATTTTTGTTGACGATGGGCTGCACATGAACAACAAGGGTTATGACATTTGGTATTCGGTCATCAAAGAATATATAGAATAG
- a CDS encoding serine hydrolase domain-containing protein: MKQKLKFLVATSLLATLSFGQGIHHKIDSILKTKQKEYPQVAISVGILIDGKEVYAAIGNTNRESDIPANEHSVFEIASITKALTGNLIANAANEGKIDLNGYIDDYLPEAIILNDTIKNRIKISDLASHQSGLPDIDFGKLIALNPQQPVKSVDKETINHLLSSCTELKDHGHYRYSTMGFILLGQILEESYGKTYDQIVKDKILDMLHMQHTYTKDFNVENLTTGYNPEGGTQEFFEWNIVAPAGLIKSNTHDMVSYLKAVLDEESRMGKASIMAERTLFKNTNIEIGLGINILRDGDTPIYAKTGDSMGQSSIMGYDREKQWGIIVLANERNSRLRSAVFNEIYESILK; this comes from the coding sequence ATGAAACAAAAACTCAAATTTTTGGTAGCAACAAGTCTTTTGGCAACTTTATCTTTTGGACAGGGTATACACCATAAAATTGACTCGATCTTAAAAACCAAGCAAAAAGAGTATCCGCAAGTGGCCATAAGTGTTGGTATTCTTATAGACGGTAAAGAAGTTTACGCCGCTATCGGAAATACGAATAGAGAAAGCGATATACCTGCCAATGAGCATTCAGTTTTCGAAATAGCATCCATTACCAAAGCTCTCACGGGAAATTTGATAGCAAATGCTGCAAACGAGGGCAAAATTGATTTGAACGGGTATATTGATGATTACCTACCAGAAGCAATAATCCTAAACGATACCATTAAAAATCGTATCAAAATATCCGATTTGGCATCACACCAATCCGGACTGCCCGATATTGATTTTGGAAAACTGATTGCGCTAAATCCACAGCAACCTGTAAAAAGCGTAGATAAGGAAACCATAAACCATTTGCTATCCTCTTGCACTGAATTAAAAGACCACGGCCATTACAGATACTCGACCATGGGCTTTATTTTATTGGGACAAATATTGGAAGAAAGCTACGGAAAAACATATGACCAAATAGTAAAGGATAAAATTCTTGATATGCTGCACATGCAACATACCTATACAAAAGATTTTAATGTAGAAAACCTGACCACGGGCTATAATCCCGAAGGTGGTACTCAGGAATTTTTTGAATGGAATATAGTAGCTCCAGCTGGTCTGATAAAATCCAATACTCATGATATGGTTTCGTATTTGAAAGCGGTTTTGGATGAAGAAAGCCGCATGGGCAAAGCTTCGATAATGGCCGAAAGAACATTATTCAAAAACACCAATATTGAAATTGGTCTGGGCATAAATATCCTTCGGGATGGGGATACGCCCATTTACGCAAAGACCGGGGACAGTATGGGGCAATCATCCATCATGGGCTATGACAGGGAAAAGCAGTGGGGCATAATCGTTTTGGCCAATGAGCGTAACTCTAGATTAAGAAGTGCCGTATTCAACGAAATATATGAATCAATTTTGAAGTAA
- a CDS encoding beta-N-acetylhexosaminidase, with the protein MIKSTFIKSIFVFCAVVAFMSCEEKKTERVLNFPKTDLALAPIIPKPVKVIATNDGFALDHLTAIYTSENEIGFTEVGEFLSDKIKSKTNLIVPVNATEIPEQEGIIYINKADSTDLKGAEAYQLYITKDSILLNANTAEGAFRGVQTLRQIIPETSTDTLATYPIWTIPTGKIIDSPIFEYRGTMLDVARHFFSVEDVKKYIDLLAYYKYNVLHLHLSDDQGWRIEIKSWPKLTEIGGSTEVGGESGGFYTQEDYKEIVAYAAMHHITIVPEIDMPGHTNAASVSYPILNGNGKTPKLYEGMKVGFSTFDTRKDTVYSFIDDVVREISELTPGPYFHIGGDESHVTKKKDYIYFVEKVEKIVHKYGKRMIGWDEVATANISSSSISQFWASKENADMAVEKNMKVIMSPAKKAYLDMKYDSLSPLGLTWSGFIPVDTAYVWKPEAYEGIPLKNILGIEAPLWSETISTIEELEYLAFPRAIGYAELGWTTEENRDWENYKTRLAAQAPFLDRMDVKYYPSPLIDWEKSKFTYSEITKD; encoded by the coding sequence ATGATAAAATCAACATTTATTAAAAGTATTTTTGTTTTTTGCGCCGTGGTGGCATTTATGTCATGTGAGGAGAAAAAAACTGAACGAGTCCTAAATTTCCCGAAGACCGATTTGGCCTTGGCCCCGATAATTCCTAAACCGGTAAAGGTAATCGCTACCAATGACGGTTTTGCTTTAGATCATCTAACGGCCATCTACACCTCTGAAAACGAAATAGGATTTACAGAAGTAGGTGAGTTTTTATCAGATAAAATCAAATCAAAAACCAATTTAATCGTTCCCGTTAATGCTACGGAAATTCCGGAGCAAGAGGGTATCATTTACATCAACAAAGCGGACAGCACAGATTTGAAAGGTGCCGAAGCATATCAACTGTATATTACAAAAGACTCTATACTCTTGAACGCCAATACCGCCGAGGGAGCCTTTAGGGGCGTACAAACACTTCGCCAGATTATTCCCGAAACAAGTACCGACACATTGGCTACATATCCGATTTGGACAATTCCTACGGGTAAAATAATCGATAGCCCCATTTTTGAATACAGGGGCACTATGTTAGATGTGGCCCGTCATTTTTTTAGTGTAGAGGATGTAAAAAAATATATTGACCTTCTCGCCTACTACAAGTACAATGTACTGCATTTGCACCTTTCTGACGATCAGGGTTGGCGTATCGAGATAAAATCTTGGCCCAAACTTACCGAGATTGGTGGTAGTACCGAAGTCGGTGGGGAGTCCGGCGGTTTTTACACGCAAGAGGACTATAAGGAAATCGTAGCCTATGCAGCCATGCATCATATAACCATTGTACCTGAAATTGATATGCCAGGGCACACCAATGCGGCATCGGTCTCCTATCCTATCCTGAACGGAAATGGTAAAACCCCAAAATTATACGAAGGCATGAAAGTGGGCTTTAGTACTTTCGACACCCGAAAAGATACGGTCTATAGCTTTATTGATGATGTTGTACGAGAAATTTCCGAATTAACGCCAGGCCCCTATTTTCATATAGGTGGCGATGAAAGCCATGTAACCAAAAAGAAGGATTATATCTATTTTGTTGAAAAAGTTGAAAAAATTGTACATAAATATGGCAAACGTATGATAGGGTGGGACGAAGTAGCGACCGCCAATATAAGTTCATCGTCTATTTCACAATTCTGGGCCAGTAAGGAAAATGCGGATATGGCCGTTGAAAAGAACATGAAAGTAATTATGTCGCCCGCAAAAAAAGCGTATCTAGATATGAAATATGACAGTCTTTCCCCTTTGGGCCTAACGTGGTCGGGGTTTATCCCGGTAGATACCGCTTATGTTTGGAAACCGGAAGCCTATGAAGGCATTCCCTTAAAGAATATTTTGGGAATAGAAGCGCCATTATGGTCAGAAACCATAAGCACTATCGAAGAGTTGGAGTATTTGGCTTTTCCTAGGGCCATTGGATATGCCGAACTTGGGTGGACTACAGAAGAAAACAGGGATTGGGAAAATTATAAGACACGTTTGGCCGCACAAGCACCTTTTTTGGATAGAATGGACGTTAAATACTACCCATCCCCACTAATTGATTGGGAAAAAAGTAAATTCACCTATTCTGAAATAACCAAGGATTAA
- a CDS encoding alpha/beta hydrolase, whose amino-acid sequence MKNLITSLTCGLMTLFSFSQEIIQLPYEKSPTVKWTQDEKSYFSDIWQNKVVTNVSVPTMEVFRPKKPNGTSVIVAPGGGLYALSIKSEGTDVAKWLNQKGITAFVLKYRLVPTGNDAVKEISDEGANDPGKIMERVAPVLPLSIADGLSAVAYLRDNADTYKIDKNKIGFMGFSAGGAVTMGVTYNCTKSNRPNFIVPVYPWTTVLPVQDAPEDAPPMLVICATDDPLGLANGSIKLYSSWLGIGKPVGLHMYSKGGHGFGMKTQGYPSDNWIQRFHDWAIAEGITTATNGM is encoded by the coding sequence ATGAAAAATTTAATTACATCCTTAACCTGTGGTCTAATGACTTTGTTTTCCTTTTCACAAGAGATAATTCAACTTCCTTACGAAAAATCCCCAACGGTAAAATGGACCCAAGATGAGAAATCCTATTTTTCGGATATTTGGCAGAATAAGGTCGTTACAAATGTTTCCGTTCCGACAATGGAAGTATTTAGGCCTAAAAAACCGAATGGGACCTCTGTAATTGTGGCCCCCGGAGGCGGCTTGTATGCCTTAAGTATAAAAAGTGAAGGCACTGATGTCGCCAAATGGTTAAACCAAAAAGGAATCACGGCGTTTGTTCTAAAATATAGGCTCGTACCCACGGGCAATGACGCTGTAAAGGAAATAAGTGACGAAGGGGCAAATGACCCTGGTAAAATCATGGAGCGGGTAGCGCCGGTTTTGCCACTTTCCATCGCAGATGGTCTTTCGGCAGTTGCCTACCTTCGCGACAATGCCGACACGTACAAAATTGATAAAAATAAAATAGGTTTTATGGGTTTCTCTGCAGGTGGCGCAGTGACTATGGGGGTTACCTATAACTGCACAAAATCAAACAGGCCCAATTTTATTGTACCCGTATACCCATGGACAACAGTATTGCCCGTACAAGATGCACCCGAAGATGCACCGCCCATGTTGGTCATATGTGCAACAGACGATCCGTTGGGCCTTGCGAACGGAAGTATCAAATTGTATTCCTCTTGGTTGGGTATAGGTAAGCCTGTGGGATTGCACATGTATTCAAAAGGCGGCCATGGCTTTGGAATGAAGACCCAAGGTTACCCATCCGATAATTGGATACAACGTTTCCACGATTGGGCAATCGCCGAGGGAATCACTACCGCAACTAATGGTATGTAA
- a CDS encoding helix-turn-helix domain-containing protein, which yields MGNFNIMNIIGIVTILISSLLAIFLFTLKTKNSLSNRLFAVFLVLIAFDIAGWVLPLFFTKPTNFTLLRSNLILLQLPVFYLHALSVCYSDFKLKKKQLLHSIPFILVNLLLIPRYYLANTTGKIEFLKNSMAMYETQFFYVLVHVQIVAYIVVIFIILKKTRTLYVENYANSDMRFHKWLFQITVFLSIFHGIAILKNIFKFSDFPRLTEWAMVSLGIIELIILFWYLFKALQNPELLRRVDSKLRLIHTMAKPSNSNNTEHNLEEIQKLRTFMKSEEPFLDPTLTVKKLANDLQMPVRELSILINHTLNQHFFDFVNGYRVEKAKKMLANAANTKLTVLEILYEVGFNSKSSFNTAFKKHTGSTPTIFRKQFKNQ from the coding sequence ATGGGCAATTTCAATATTATGAACATCATTGGGATAGTGACCATACTTATTTCATCATTACTCGCCATATTTTTATTTACCCTTAAAACAAAGAACAGCCTAAGCAATAGGCTATTCGCTGTTTTTTTGGTTTTGATCGCATTTGATATCGCAGGATGGGTATTGCCCCTGTTCTTTACCAAGCCTACGAATTTCACTTTGCTCAGGAGCAATCTCATTCTTTTACAGCTTCCCGTATTCTATCTTCATGCGCTGTCTGTTTGTTATTCCGATTTCAAACTGAAAAAGAAACAATTGTTACACAGCATTCCCTTTATACTGGTAAACCTACTTTTGATTCCTCGCTATTATCTGGCCAATACGACTGGTAAAATAGAGTTTCTCAAAAACAGTATGGCCATGTACGAAACGCAATTCTTTTATGTGTTGGTACATGTACAGATAGTAGCGTACATCGTTGTGATTTTTATCATATTGAAAAAAACAAGAACGCTATATGTAGAGAATTATGCCAATTCTGATATGCGATTTCATAAATGGTTGTTCCAGATTACCGTTTTTTTGTCCATTTTTCACGGAATCGCCATTTTAAAAAATATATTCAAGTTTTCCGACTTCCCTAGGCTTACGGAGTGGGCCATGGTTTCGTTGGGAATTATAGAACTCATTATTCTTTTTTGGTATCTGTTCAAAGCTTTGCAAAATCCGGAACTGTTGCGTCGTGTGGATTCTAAATTAAGATTGATTCATACCATGGCCAAGCCATCAAATTCAAACAACACTGAACACAATTTGGAAGAAATACAAAAGCTGAGGACCTTTATGAAGTCAGAAGAGCCTTTTCTAGACCCAACCTTGACCGTAAAGAAACTGGCCAACGATCTGCAAATGCCCGTACGAGAGCTGTCGATATTGATAAACCATACATTAAATCAGCACTTTTTTGATTTTGTAAATGGATATCGGGTCGAAAAAGCAAAAAAAATGTTAGCAAATGCCGCAAATACAAAACTCACCGTGTTGGAAATTTTATACGAGGTAGGCTTTAACTCAAAATCTTCATTCAATACCGCTTTTAAAAAACATACCGGATCAACCCCGACTATATTTAGAAAACAGTTTAAAAATCAATAA
- the mazG gene encoding nucleoside triphosphate pyrophosphohydrolase: MNSRETQLQAFDRLLTIMDELREQCPWDKKQTMETLRHLTIEETYELGDAILDNDLDEVKKELGDVLLHIVFYAKIGSETKDFDIADVCNSICEKLINRHPHIYADIKVEDEEEVKRNWENIKLKEGKKSVLEGVPKSLPALVKANRIQDKVAGVGFDWEKPEQVWGKVEEELNELKNEVKANDEDKIEAELGDVLFSIVNYARFLNINPENALERTNKKFIKRFQYLEQKAKEARKSLHKMTLAEMDMHWNEAKKI, translated from the coding sequence ATGAACTCTAGAGAAACCCAATTACAAGCATTTGATAGGTTATTGACCATAATGGATGAATTGCGTGAGCAATGCCCTTGGGACAAAAAACAGACTATGGAGACTTTACGGCATTTGACCATAGAAGAAACCTACGAATTGGGCGATGCTATATTGGATAACGATTTGGATGAGGTGAAAAAAGAGTTGGGCGATGTACTTTTACATATTGTTTTTTATGCGAAGATAGGTTCCGAGACCAAGGATTTTGACATTGCCGATGTCTGTAATTCCATTTGTGAAAAACTCATCAATCGTCACCCCCATATTTATGCAGACATAAAAGTAGAAGATGAGGAAGAGGTAAAACGTAATTGGGAAAACATTAAACTAAAAGAAGGTAAGAAAAGTGTTTTGGAAGGTGTTCCCAAGAGCCTGCCCGCCTTGGTCAAAGCCAATCGTATTCAAGATAAGGTAGCAGGTGTGGGCTTTGATTGGGAAAAGCCGGAACAGGTTTGGGGAAAAGTGGAAGAAGAGCTTAACGAGCTCAAAAATGAGGTCAAGGCCAACGACGAGGATAAAATCGAGGCCGAACTGGGCGATGTGCTTTTTTCTATAGTGAACTATGCCCGTTTTTTAAATATCAATCCCGAAAATGCCTTGGAACGCACCAATAAAAAGTTCATCAAGCGTTTTCAATATTTAGAGCAAAAAGCCAAAGAAGCTCGTAAATCTTTACACAAAATGACCTTGGCCGAAATGGATATGCATTGGAACGAAGCAAAAAAAATATAA
- a CDS encoding phosphatase PAP2 family protein yields the protein MLEELIKYDKELFLFLNNLGNPTFDGFWMFVTNKLYAIPLYFLLFILTFKRLGAKKTLLFLVFVALLITATDQLSNFFKYCVGRLRPCHDETVFPFMRLVKSYCGGKFGYFSAHAANAFAVAFFFIHVLGSKFRYIRIFLVFWAFFVAYSRIYIGVHFPLDVLTGALIGLIFSWLFAKLYIFALYKFPI from the coding sequence ATGTTGGAAGAACTGATCAAATATGATAAGGAACTTTTTCTGTTCCTGAACAATTTGGGAAACCCGACTTTTGATGGTTTTTGGATGTTCGTTACCAATAAGCTTTATGCAATCCCTTTATATTTTCTTTTGTTCATTCTGACTTTTAAGCGATTAGGCGCAAAAAAAACCCTGCTTTTTTTGGTCTTTGTAGCTTTATTGATAACGGCTACCGATCAGTTGTCCAATTTTTTCAAGTATTGCGTTGGTCGTTTGAGACCCTGTCACGATGAGACTGTTTTTCCTTTCATGCGATTGGTTAAAAGCTATTGCGGGGGTAAATTCGGTTATTTTTCCGCACATGCGGCCAATGCCTTTGCAGTGGCTTTTTTCTTTATACATGTACTTGGGTCAAAATTTCGCTACATAAGAATTTTCTTGGTGTTTTGGGCTTTTTTCGTTGCTTACAGTAGGATTTATATCGGTGTTCATTTTCCATTGGATGTACTTACCGGGGCTCTAATAGGCCTCATTTTTAGTTGGTTATTTGCAAAGTTGTATATATTTGCACTTTACAAATTCCCTATATGA
- a CDS encoding MATE family efflux transporter, translated as MFQQYTKEFRYNVKLSVPVIMGMLGHTFVQLADNIMVGQLGTAELAAVSLGNSFVFIAMSLGIGFSTAITPLVAEADGAKNKADGKSALKHGLILCTVLSLALFGIILLAKPLMYSMEQPPEVVELALPYLDLVAFSLVPLIVFQAFKQFSEGLSQTKYPMYATVIANVVNIVLNYILIFGSFGFPKMGIVGAAIGTLASRFIMVGYLWYLLKRKNKFRDYVTGFNFNKIEKNVIRKIINLGFPSALQMFFEVAIFTAAIWLSGVLGKNAQAANQIALNLSSMTFMFGMGLGVAAMIRVGNQKGLRNFPELRRIGQSIFLLTFLLEIVFAVLFLLGRNWFPTLYLDVNDVANIADNSMVITLAAELLLVAAFFQISDGIQVVVLGALRGLQDVKIPTLITFIAYWGIGFPVSYYLGLHTHFKSTGIWIGLLIGLTASAIMLYLRFDYLTKKLIRA; from the coding sequence TTGTTTCAACAGTACACAAAAGAATTTAGATACAATGTAAAACTCTCCGTTCCAGTAATTATGGGCATGTTGGGGCATACTTTCGTTCAGTTGGCCGATAACATTATGGTAGGGCAATTGGGTACGGCAGAACTGGCAGCAGTATCTTTGGGAAATAGTTTTGTATTTATTGCAATGTCACTGGGTATTGGTTTTTCAACGGCAATCACGCCTTTGGTAGCGGAAGCGGACGGCGCAAAAAACAAAGCTGATGGGAAAAGTGCACTTAAACACGGGCTTATACTTTGTACGGTATTGTCTTTGGCCCTTTTTGGTATTATTCTACTGGCAAAACCGTTGATGTACTCTATGGAGCAACCGCCTGAAGTAGTTGAACTGGCCCTGCCCTATCTAGACTTGGTCGCTTTTTCCTTAGTGCCTTTGATTGTTTTTCAAGCGTTCAAACAGTTTTCCGAGGGCCTGTCCCAGACCAAATACCCCATGTATGCTACTGTAATAGCCAATGTGGTCAACATAGTACTCAACTATATTTTGATATTCGGGTCTTTTGGGTTTCCTAAAATGGGAATCGTAGGTGCGGCCATCGGCACTTTGGCATCCCGCTTTATTATGGTAGGTTATTTATGGTACTTATTAAAACGAAAGAATAAGTTTCGTGACTATGTGACCGGCTTTAATTTCAATAAAATAGAAAAAAACGTAATCCGAAAAATCATAAACTTGGGATTTCCTTCAGCACTGCAAATGTTTTTTGAAGTGGCCATATTCACAGCTGCTATTTGGTTGAGCGGAGTTCTGGGAAAAAATGCACAAGCGGCCAATCAAATAGCGTTGAACTTGAGTAGTATGACGTTTATGTTCGGAATGGGTTTAGGTGTTGCCGCCATGATTCGTGTGGGCAACCAAAAAGGCCTTCGCAATTTCCCAGAGCTTCGGCGAATAGGACAATCAATATTCTTGCTTACTTTTTTATTGGAAATCGTATTCGCCGTACTTTTTCTTTTGGGCAGAAATTGGTTCCCTACACTATATCTAGATGTGAACGATGTAGCCAATATCGCCGATAATAGTATGGTAATCACGCTTGCCGCCGAACTGCTGTTGGTCGCTGCATTTTTTCAGATTTCTGACGGAATTCAAGTGGTGGTCCTTGGGGCACTGCGAGGGCTGCAAGATGTGAAGATTCCTACCCTCATTACATTTATTGCCTATTGGGGCATCGGTTTTCCGGTTAGTTATTATCTGGGATTGCACACACACTTCAAAAGCACGGGAATATGGATAGGCCTCTTGATAGGCCTTACGGCATCTGCGATTATGTTGTATCTTCGCTTTGATTATTTGACCAAAAAATTAATTAGGGCATAA
- a CDS encoding lactonase family protein, translated as MKSVLSLLFFVFMTLSCKRQQKESAVEDIAIEKSEVSRNFYVGTYTDDESEGIYQYALHKDGTLEKIGLSIPSEDPSFLTFSADKRFLLAVSEIDDDGNGKVSSFQVKSDTLILINQKNSGGAHPCHITVNDSGNILVSNYTSGTVGLLHMDDSGLLTGPYFIQKHTGKGTTQRQKVPHAHSSWFVPDSDSKVISIDLGTNQLWFSHLNSKMRTLTPSEPTTMDLPKGAGPRHLSFHPNGKWLYVVNELNSTVSVIEKTKKAYRPIESYSTLPKGFKGESYCADIHISSDGKFLYASNRGDNSIVIYKINAVNGGLTVLGHESVHGEWPRNFSLSPDESHLLVANQYSNNIVSFKRDKKTGLLNYISEVEAPSPVCILF; from the coding sequence ATGAAATCTGTACTTTCTTTACTATTTTTTGTATTTATGACCTTAAGTTGTAAACGACAACAAAAAGAATCTGCCGTGGAGGATATAGCCATTGAAAAAAGTGAAGTGTCCCGAAATTTTTATGTAGGAACCTACACCGACGATGAAAGCGAGGGTATTTATCAATATGCGCTTCACAAAGATGGGACTCTCGAAAAAATAGGACTTTCTATACCCTCGGAAGACCCCTCTTTTTTGACCTTTAGTGCGGATAAACGTTTTTTATTGGCCGTTAGTGAAATTGATGATGACGGTAATGGCAAAGTATCCTCTTTTCAGGTAAAAAGCGATACATTAATACTCATAAACCAGAAAAATTCAGGTGGTGCCCATCCTTGCCATATTACCGTAAACGACTCGGGAAACATACTTGTATCCAACTACACAAGCGGTACGGTCGGGCTTCTGCATATGGACGATAGCGGCCTGCTAACAGGACCGTATTTCATTCAAAAACACACTGGTAAAGGCACTACCCAAAGGCAAAAAGTACCTCATGCCCATTCGTCGTGGTTTGTTCCCGATTCAGATTCAAAAGTGATCTCTATAGATTTAGGTACAAACCAACTTTGGTTTTCCCATTTAAACAGTAAAATGAGAACGTTGACCCCATCCGAGCCCACCACTATGGATTTGCCCAAAGGTGCCGGACCAAGGCATTTGAGTTTTCACCCCAATGGCAAATGGTTGTATGTCGTTAACGAACTAAACTCTACGGTAAGTGTAATCGAGAAAACGAAAAAAGCATACAGACCCATTGAATCGTATTCTACTTTACCCAAAGGTTTTAAAGGGGAAAGTTACTGTGCGGATATCCATATCTCTTCAGATGGTAAGTTTCTATACGCTTCCAACAGAGGGGACAACAGTATCGTAATCTACAAAATAAATGCAGTAAATGGTGGTCTTACTGTCTTAGGCCATGAATCGGTTCACGGGGAATGGCCCCGTAATTTTTCGCTATCGCCGGATGAAAGTCACTTGCTGGTCGCCAATCAATATTCAAACAACATAGTTTCTTTTAAAAGAGATAAAAAAACAGGGCTTTTAAACTACATTTCAGAAGTTGAAGCCCCGTCCCCGGTTTGTATTCTATTTTAA
- a CDS encoding DUF2853 family protein, translating to MSDLADKLAALKSTAVSQLNECGVSNIDHDQLDGYVNSLKSMVDNKDATLVSGSDESELETVRRNFVEKKLGVTDKDKAMGAINSVANKMSGIRMKSRPAFYYLVAHELS from the coding sequence ATGAGTGATTTAGCCGACAAATTAGCAGCATTAAAATCAACTGCGGTAAGTCAATTGAACGAGTGCGGTGTTTCCAATATCGACCATGACCAGTTAGATGGTTATGTAAACAGTTTAAAATCTATGGTGGATAATAAGGACGCCACTTTGGTATCTGGTTCGGACGAGTCCGAATTGGAAACGGTCCGCAGAAATTTCGTGGAGAAAAAATTGGGGGTTACCGATAAGGATAAGGCTATGGGCGCAATCAATAGCGTGGCCAACAAAATGTCCGGTATCCGTATGAAAAGTAGGCCCGCCTTTTATTACCTTGTGGCTCATGAGTTGAGTTAA